A single window of Brevundimonas naejangsanensis DNA harbors:
- the mreC gene encoding rod shape-determining protein MreC: MAFRDGPFENLKVPLAWTAAVMVVGGIVAAIMLLLADRPPAIADDLQPAQAGFDAAAGTTGGVLAAPVRWTGDAVGFVKGYFFAVSENRRLRRELAEMSAWRDDALALKSLNARYEQLLGLQTEPPIEMTAGRAITDARGPFARSRLLNVGAAKGVRIGNPVLSEHGLVGRIVGAAGGYSRMVLLTDVASRIPVMVERTDARAVLTGDGSRSPRLDYVRGQGAVQDGDRILTSGDGGGFPRGLPVGVVAKGVDGSWRVKLYSDRTAIDYVRVLLFQDFGQLADQNALNAPPLSGLKTAPPPTAAQAAAIQDVATRRAAAAQAVAERVRAANAAPPPVADAPPLPAATQPAAPAAGRPDGGRE, encoded by the coding sequence GTGGCGTTTCGCGACGGACCATTCGAGAATCTGAAGGTGCCGCTGGCCTGGACGGCGGCGGTCATGGTTGTCGGCGGCATCGTCGCGGCGATCATGCTTCTGCTCGCCGATCGCCCGCCAGCCATTGCGGACGATCTTCAGCCTGCCCAGGCGGGGTTCGACGCCGCCGCTGGAACGACGGGCGGGGTGTTGGCGGCTCCCGTACGGTGGACGGGCGACGCCGTCGGCTTCGTCAAAGGCTATTTCTTCGCCGTCTCCGAGAACCGTCGCCTGCGCCGCGAACTGGCGGAGATGAGCGCATGGCGCGACGACGCCTTGGCTCTCAAGAGCCTGAACGCGCGCTACGAACAACTGCTGGGCCTGCAAACCGAACCGCCGATCGAGATGACGGCCGGGCGGGCGATCACTGATGCGCGCGGCCCCTTCGCCCGCTCGCGCCTGCTGAACGTCGGCGCCGCCAAGGGCGTGCGAATCGGCAATCCGGTTCTGAGCGAGCACGGTCTGGTCGGCCGCATCGTAGGCGCCGCCGGCGGTTACAGCCGCATGGTGCTTCTGACTGACGTCGCCTCGCGCATTCCTGTGATGGTCGAGCGAACCGACGCACGCGCCGTGCTGACCGGCGACGGCAGCCGCAGTCCGCGGCTGGACTATGTGCGAGGGCAAGGCGCGGTGCAGGACGGCGATCGCATCCTGACCTCGGGCGATGGCGGCGGGTTCCCGCGCGGCCTGCCGGTCGGCGTTGTGGCCAAGGGGGTCGACGGGTCGTGGCGGGTCAAGTTGTACAGCGATCGCACCGCCATCGACTATGTGCGGGTCCTCCTGTTCCAGGACTTCGGTCAGTTGGCTGATCAGAACGCGCTGAACGCGCCGCCGCTTTCCGGCCTGAAGACGGCGCCGCCGCCGACCGCCGCCCAGGCCGCCGCCATTCAGGATGTAGCCACGCGCCGCGCCGCCGCCGCCCAGGCCGTCGCTGAGCGTGTGCGCGCCGCCAACGCTGCGCCGCCGCCGGTTGCGGACGCCCCGCCGCTCCCGGCCGCGACCCAGCCTGCCGCACCGGCGGCTGGAAGGCCCGACGGAGGCCGCGAGTGA